One region of Crateriforma spongiae genomic DNA includes:
- the aroA gene encoding 3-phosphoshikimate 1-carboxyvinyltransferase gives MNCTVEVRPSPPVVGSIRPPGSKSLTNRALICAAFAVGKSPAVLHGALRSEDTEVMVAALRQVGWDIDVSGDGTEITVGGRRGDPNASTKVDGPAELFIANSGTTIRFLTAALSAAGGDYRLSGVPRMHQRPIGDLTDAIASVIDGRIVTESDGGCPPVCMEGRGWNGHQLKVRGSVSSQYLSGLMMAGPIAASGQPTVIEVSGELVSRPYVDMTAKVMADFGAVVHLKDSQAESGASTLKVVIEPVAYQPVEYDIEPDASAASYFWAAAAITGGKVTVQGLALDALQGDVGLVDVLAQMGCVVEKSDGQMTVQGVPPGQRLTGIDVDMNAISDTVQTLAVVALFADGPTRVRGVAHNRFKETDRIGDLACELRKLGATVDEHDDGMTIHPLDESQVRRNQDAPPIRLATYHDHRMAMSLALVGLRISGVQIENPACTAKTYPNYFADLEALIGQSHVWRNDSDD, from the coding sequence ATGAATTGCACCGTGGAGGTTCGGCCATCGCCACCGGTGGTCGGATCGATCCGGCCGCCAGGCAGCAAAAGCTTGACCAACCGGGCGTTGATCTGTGCGGCGTTTGCGGTTGGCAAATCACCGGCGGTGTTGCATGGCGCATTGCGAAGCGAAGACACCGAGGTCATGGTCGCGGCACTTCGCCAAGTCGGTTGGGACATCGACGTTTCCGGCGACGGGACGGAGATCACCGTTGGTGGACGTCGTGGAGATCCCAACGCATCCACCAAAGTCGACGGGCCGGCCGAACTGTTCATCGCCAACAGCGGTACCACGATCCGCTTTTTAACCGCCGCGCTGTCGGCCGCCGGCGGCGACTATCGTCTGTCGGGGGTGCCGCGGATGCATCAGCGACCGATCGGCGATCTGACTGACGCCATCGCATCGGTCATCGACGGCCGCATCGTGACCGAATCCGATGGCGGGTGCCCGCCGGTTTGCATGGAAGGCCGCGGATGGAATGGCCACCAATTGAAAGTCCGTGGCAGCGTCAGTAGCCAGTACCTGAGTGGATTGATGATGGCCGGACCTATCGCCGCGTCCGGCCAGCCCACCGTTATCGAAGTGTCTGGCGAATTGGTATCGCGGCCCTACGTCGACATGACGGCCAAAGTGATGGCGGATTTCGGTGCCGTGGTGCATCTGAAGGATTCGCAAGCCGAATCGGGGGCTTCAACTTTGAAAGTCGTCATCGAACCGGTTGCCTATCAACCGGTCGAATATGACATCGAACCCGATGCGTCGGCCGCCAGTTATTTTTGGGCCGCGGCGGCAATCACGGGCGGCAAAGTCACGGTGCAAGGGTTGGCGTTGGATGCATTGCAGGGCGACGTCGGCTTGGTCGATGTTTTGGCCCAGATGGGCTGTGTCGTCGAAAAGTCGGACGGCCAAATGACGGTCCAGGGTGTCCCACCTGGCCAACGGTTGACGGGGATCGATGTCGACATGAACGCGATCAGCGACACCGTTCAAACGCTTGCCGTGGTCGCCTTGTTCGCGGACGGGCCGACCCGCGTGCGTGGGGTGGCGCATAACCGGTTCAAAGAAACCGATCGGATCGGCGATTTGGCGTGTGAACTTCGAAAGTTGGGCGCGACCGTCGATGAGCATGATGACGGCATGACGATTCACCCCTTGGATGAATCGCAGGTTCGCCGTAACCAGGACGCACCGCCGATCCGCTTGGCCACGTATCACGATCACCGGATGGCGATGAGTCTGGCTTTGGTTGGGCTGCGGATCTCCGGCGTCCAGATTGAGAACCCCGCCTGTACCGCCAAGACCTATCCGAATTACTTCGCCGACCTGGAAGCTTTGATCGGCCAGTCGCACGTTTGGCGGAACGATTCGGACGACTAG
- the uvrA gene encoding excinuclease ABC subunit UvrA: MRGCRVHNLKNIDVDIPHGALVAVCGLSGSGKTSLALDTLYAEGQRCYIESFSAYARQYLERLDKPDCDQITGIPPALAVTRKGTTKTNRSTVATATDIADHLRLLFAKAADLICPSCGKPVVADDPETVAAQMRSLGESTRSVIGFPVHLPNRKDASEILLGLQQEGYVRLIIGGQTFRLSDEDRRPMAAKVGRGGTEAIVVVDRVSGRDDLSRLTESLETAMTEGYGKAVVLAQTPDDFGAEPWSASVMEVDGRSFQRRVISRSRRCESCDIDFPDPVPRLFNFNHPLGACPTCEGFGDVVDVDMDLVVPDRDKSIAEGAIAPWNTPSYRHELDELLALADDYDIPVDVPFKKLKKKHLKWIIGGVPERDFGGLDGFFAWLDRKKYKMHIRIFASRYRSYRTCPDCHGKRLRDEVLAYRIGDRSIADVMAMSASHVGDFLNAMQWQGSKQDIASEPVHQITRRLQFLDSVGLGYLQLDRTLRTLSGGETQRVALTGALGSDLINMLYVLDEPTAGLHPADVDRLVESIVRLQNRGNTVVVVEHDETLIRLADRVIEIGPDAGVGGGEVVFDGTPKQLLRSRQSITAGYLRRESGRTLTHRTPRKPTGWIQIRGADGHNLQSIDVDIPRGVMCLVTGVSGSGKSSLVHDTLYPAVCADLGTRAVDRSGDVLPLGSIGGLVGLNDCLLVDQSPISRSARSCPVTFVKAFDPIRKVFAETVQAKTMNLTPGHFSFNSSKGQCPRCEGAGVLEVDMQFLADVSMQCPECRGTRFRPEILQAHYRDRSIADVLAMTVNQAYHFFRGHAKVQSRLKRMIDVGLDYVTLGQGATTLSSGEGQRLKLAAFLASQTKRKTLFIMDEPTTGLHFADIVRLVDCFDALIADGHSMIVVEHHPLMMRAADYLIDLGPGAAENGGQVVATGTPEQIITDGQGATADCLRRWAED; encoded by the coding sequence GTGCGGGGATGCCGCGTTCACAACCTGAAAAATATCGATGTGGACATTCCGCACGGTGCGCTGGTGGCCGTGTGTGGGCTGTCGGGCAGCGGGAAAACGTCGCTGGCCCTGGATACTTTGTATGCCGAAGGCCAGCGATGTTACATCGAAAGTTTTTCCGCATACGCGCGGCAATATCTGGAACGTCTGGACAAGCCCGACTGTGACCAAATCACCGGCATCCCACCGGCTTTGGCCGTCACACGCAAGGGCACCACCAAGACGAACCGCAGCACCGTCGCCACCGCCACCGACATCGCCGATCACTTGCGGCTGTTGTTCGCCAAAGCCGCCGATCTGATTTGCCCGTCTTGTGGCAAACCGGTGGTGGCCGACGATCCGGAAACGGTAGCCGCGCAAATGCGGTCGCTGGGCGAATCGACTCGTTCGGTGATCGGGTTCCCCGTGCATTTGCCCAACCGCAAGGACGCATCGGAGATTCTGTTGGGTTTACAGCAGGAAGGTTATGTGCGGCTGATCATCGGAGGCCAGACGTTTCGGCTGTCCGATGAGGACCGGCGTCCGATGGCGGCGAAAGTGGGACGCGGCGGAACGGAAGCGATCGTCGTGGTCGACCGGGTTTCCGGTCGTGATGATCTCAGCCGGCTGACCGAATCGCTGGAAACCGCGATGACCGAAGGCTATGGAAAAGCCGTCGTGCTGGCCCAAACGCCGGATGATTTCGGCGCCGAACCTTGGTCCGCATCGGTGATGGAGGTGGACGGGCGTTCGTTTCAGCGGCGAGTGATCAGCCGGTCGCGACGCTGCGAATCCTGTGACATCGATTTTCCTGATCCCGTGCCACGGTTGTTCAATTTCAATCATCCGCTGGGGGCCTGCCCGACCTGCGAAGGCTTCGGCGATGTCGTCGACGTGGATATGGACTTGGTGGTCCCGGATCGTGACAAGTCGATCGCCGAAGGCGCGATCGCGCCGTGGAATACGCCGTCGTATCGTCATGAGTTGGATGAACTGTTGGCTTTGGCCGACGACTATGACATCCCGGTGGATGTTCCGTTCAAAAAGTTGAAGAAAAAGCATCTGAAGTGGATCATCGGCGGTGTGCCCGAGCGAGACTTCGGCGGGCTGGACGGATTCTTCGCTTGGCTGGATCGCAAGAAGTACAAAATGCACATCCGCATTTTTGCTTCACGCTATCGCAGCTATCGGACCTGTCCGGATTGTCACGGGAAACGGCTGCGCGACGAAGTGTTGGCTTATCGAATCGGTGACCGATCAATCGCCGATGTGATGGCCATGTCCGCATCGCATGTCGGTGATTTCTTGAACGCAATGCAATGGCAAGGATCCAAGCAAGACATTGCATCGGAGCCGGTGCACCAGATCACTCGCCGCTTGCAGTTCTTGGATTCGGTCGGACTGGGCTACTTGCAGTTGGACCGGACGCTGCGGACTTTATCGGGAGGCGAAACCCAGCGGGTGGCGTTGACCGGCGCGTTGGGCAGCGACCTGATCAACATGCTGTATGTTCTGGACGAACCGACCGCGGGGCTGCATCCGGCGGACGTCGACCGCTTGGTCGAATCCATCGTCCGGCTGCAGAATCGCGGCAACACTGTGGTCGTCGTTGAACACGATGAAACGCTGATACGTTTGGCCGATCGCGTGATCGAAATCGGCCCGGATGCGGGCGTTGGTGGTGGCGAAGTCGTCTTCGACGGGACTCCCAAACAGCTGCTGCGCAGCCGTCAATCGATCACCGCGGGCTATCTGCGTCGCGAATCAGGCAGGACGTTGACGCACCGCACACCGCGAAAGCCGACCGGCTGGATCCAAATCCGCGGGGCCGATGGACACAACTTGCAATCGATCGATGTCGACATTCCGCGTGGCGTGATGTGTTTGGTCACCGGTGTTTCAGGCAGCGGCAAGAGTTCGCTGGTGCACGATACGTTGTATCCGGCAGTATGCGCGGACTTGGGAACCCGAGCGGTCGATCGATCCGGTGATGTCTTGCCGCTGGGATCGATCGGGGGCTTGGTCGGGCTGAACGATTGTCTGTTGGTCGACCAGTCGCCGATCAGCCGCAGCGCCCGCAGTTGTCCGGTGACCTTTGTCAAAGCGTTTGATCCGATACGGAAGGTCTTTGCGGAAACTGTCCAAGCCAAAACGATGAACCTGACCCCCGGTCACTTCAGCTTCAACAGCAGCAAAGGCCAATGCCCACGCTGTGAAGGTGCGGGCGTTTTGGAAGTCGACATGCAGTTTCTGGCGGACGTCAGCATGCAGTGTCCCGAATGCCGTGGGACACGATTCCGCCCCGAAATTCTGCAGGCTCATTATCGTGATCGCAGCATCGCCGATGTGTTGGCAATGACGGTCAACCAGGCGTACCACTTTTTTCGCGGTCACGCCAAAGTCCAATCGCGTTTGAAACGCATGATCGACGTCGGGTTGGACTATGTCACGCTTGGCCAAGGGGCGACGACGCTTTCCAGTGGTGAAGGTCAGCGGTTGAAGCTGGCCGCGTTTCTGGCTAGTCAGACGAAACGCAAGACGTTGTTCATCATGGATGAACCGACCACCGGATTGCACTTCGCGGACATCGTCCGATTGGTCGATTGTTTTGACGCCTTGATCGCCGACGGGCATTCGATGATCGTCGTCGAACACCATCCGCTGATGATGCGAGCGGCCGACTATTTGATCGACTTGGGGCCGGGCGCGGCGGAAAACGGTGGCCAAGTGGTTGCCACCGGAACACCAGAACAAATCATCACCGACGGTCAGGGCGCGACGGCGGATTGTTTGCGTCGCTGGGCGGAGGACTAG